In Melopsittacus undulatus isolate bMelUnd1 chromosome 6, bMelUnd1.mat.Z, whole genome shotgun sequence, the following proteins share a genomic window:
- the JUN gene encoding transcription factor Jun encodes MSAKMEPTFYEDALNASFVPPESGGYGYNNAKVLKQNMTLNLSDPSSNLKPHLRNKNADILTSPDVGLLKLASPELERLIIQSSNGLITTTPTPTQFLCPKNVTDEQEGFAEGFVRALAELHNQNTMPSVTSAAQPVNSGMAPVSSMAGNSSFNTNLHSEPPVYANLSNFNPNTLNSAPNYNANNMGYAPQHHINPQMPVQHPRLQALKEEPQTVPEMPGETPPLSPIDMESQERIKAERKRMRNRIAASKCRKRKLERIARLEEKVKTLKAQNSELASTANMLREQVAQLKQKVMNHVNSGCQLMLTQQLQTF; translated from the coding sequence ATGAGTGCAAAGATGGAGCCTACTTTCTACGAGGATGCCCTGAACGCCAGCTTCGTGCCGCCGGAGAGCGGCGGGTATGGATATAATAACGCCAAAGTGCTGAAGCAGAACATGACGCTGAACCTGTCCGATCCATCCAGCAACCTGAAGCCGCACCTGAGAAACAAGAACGCCGACATCCTCACCTCTCCGGACGTGGGACTCTTGAAACTAGCCTCGCCTGAACTGGAGCGGCTCATTATCCAGTCCAGCAATGGGTTAATCACTACCACGCCGACCCCGACGCAGTTCCTCTGCCCCAAAAATGTCACCGACGAGCAAGAGGGATTCGCGGAAGGCTTCGTGAGAGCGCTGGCGGAACTGCACAACCAGAACACTATGCCCAGCGTGACCTCCGCAGCTCAACCTGTGAACAGCGGCATGGCACCTGTGTCCTCCATGGCCGGCAACAGTAGTTTCAACACGAATTTGCACAGCGAGCCCCCGGTGTACGCCAATCTCAGCAACTTCAACCCCAACACACTCAACTCTGCACCTAACTACAACGCGAACAACATGGGCTACGCACCCCAGCATCACATAAACCCCCAGATGCCGGTGCAGCATCCCAGGCTGCAGGCTTTGAAAGAAGAGCCTCAGACTGTACCTGAAATGCCAGGGGAAACTCCTCCCCTGTCCCCTATTGACATGGAGTCACAGGAGAGAATCAAAGCCGAGAGAAAACGCATGAGAAACAGAATTGCAGCATCCAAATGCCGGAAAAGGAAGTTGGAAAGGATTGCCAGGTtggaagaaaaagtgaaaactttGAAAGCCCAGAACTCAGAGCTGGCATCCACTGCCAACATGCTCAGAGAACAGGTTGCACAGCTTAAGCAGAAGGTCATGAACCATGTCAACAGCGGGTGCCAGCTAATGCTAACACAGCAGTTGCAGACGTTTTGA